The following proteins come from a genomic window of Phycisphaerae bacterium:
- a CDS encoding aminopeptidase, protein MPLGARIRWSFTAACALWLAGCDGGYFLHLAFGQLSRSVRVMPIADALDDPEISEEEKAKLRLVQEVRLFGIERIGLRETDAYTVFEMNGMEPAAFVISASAKDSLTPFRWDLPFVGAISTKGFFDESLARAEADALIANGYDVFFGRTPGFSTLGFIADPVRQSNLKMDEIELAELILHEMLHTTIFKIGDGNFNEGMATFVGRQAAQTFFEQTYGADSAEAVAARSRFADKKVIDDYVIALYVTMGAYYRAAADRGDASSTIVEGRQAEFDALRARYRDEFEPQLLDPDRWAYNRDALIDNARILAGIVYQGSLDVYESVFVKLNGIFSDTLSVFNEAASQADSLGFLRRFASGSQ, encoded by the coding sequence ATGCCGTTGGGCGCGCGAATTCGCTGGAGCTTCACGGCCGCCTGCGCGCTTTGGCTTGCCGGCTGCGACGGCGGTTATTTCCTGCACCTGGCCTTCGGACAGTTGTCGCGCTCGGTCCGCGTCATGCCCATCGCCGATGCGTTAGACGATCCGGAAATCTCGGAGGAAGAGAAGGCGAAGCTTCGCCTGGTGCAGGAGGTACGACTGTTCGGCATCGAGCGGATCGGACTGCGCGAGACGGATGCTTACACGGTTTTTGAAATGAACGGGATGGAGCCGGCGGCCTTTGTGATCTCCGCCAGCGCGAAGGACAGCCTCACACCGTTTCGCTGGGACCTGCCGTTCGTCGGCGCAATTTCGACCAAGGGGTTCTTCGACGAATCCCTGGCCCGCGCCGAGGCCGACGCCCTGATCGCGAATGGGTACGACGTCTTCTTCGGCCGGACGCCCGGCTTTTCGACGCTCGGGTTCATCGCCGATCCCGTGCGGCAGTCGAACCTCAAGATGGATGAGATCGAGTTGGCCGAACTCATTCTCCACGAAATGCTGCACACCACGATCTTCAAGATCGGCGACGGAAACTTCAACGAAGGTATGGCGACGTTCGTCGGCCGCCAGGCGGCGCAGACCTTTTTCGAGCAGACCTACGGGGCCGACTCCGCCGAAGCCGTCGCCGCGCGGTCGCGCTTCGCGGACAAAAAAGTCATCGACGACTACGTCATCGCCCTCTATGTGACGATGGGGGCCTATTACCGCGCGGCGGCCGACCGGGGAGACGCCTCGTCCACAATTGTTGAAGGACGCCAGGCGGAGTTCGACGCCCTGCGGGCGCGCTATCGCGACGAGTTCGAACCGCAGCTGCTCGACCCGGATCGCTGGGCCTACAATCGCGACGCTCTCATCGACAACGCCCGCATCCTGGCGGGGATCGTGTACCAGGGCTCACTGGACGTGTACGAGTCGGTCTTCGTCAAGCTGAACGGCATTTTCTCCGACACCCTCTCCGTCTTTAACGAGGCGGCGTCGCAGGCGGACAGCCTGGGGTTCCTGCGAAGGTTCGCTTCGGGCTCTCAGTAA
- a CDS encoding DUF1579 family protein produces MYRRNLMAGLAACVVGAALAGCQQPGQNMQGMQDMKPPPRAPEMAHLDKWIGSWNGTSQMKMAGTDKTMTGTGRNTITSVCDGRYIMEQMDADMGEMGKMSMIGMYTWDPAKKKYRSWWFDSHGGSGEGWMTYNEQTRTWSLDASSRNPAMGMETVGEGTMKMPDDNTIEWTWSEYHKGLLGKEKMMDITGTSTRG; encoded by the coding sequence ATGTATCGTAGAAACCTGATGGCCGGCCTGGCCGCGTGTGTCGTCGGCGCTGCCCTTGCCGGGTGTCAACAGCCCGGGCAGAACATGCAAGGCATGCAGGACATGAAGCCGCCGCCGCGCGCACCGGAAATGGCGCACCTCGACAAGTGGATCGGATCCTGGAACGGCACGAGCCAGATGAAGATGGCCGGCACGGACAAGACGATGACCGGGACCGGCCGCAACACCATCACGTCGGTGTGTGACGGCCGCTACATCATGGAGCAGATGGACGCCGACATGGGCGAGATGGGGAAGATGTCCATGATCGGAATGTACACGTGGGATCCCGCCAAGAAGAAATACCGGTCATGGTGGTTTGACAGCCACGGTGGGTCCGGCGAGGGCTGGATGACGTACAACGAGCAGACTCGGACATGGTCGTTGGATGCCAGCAGCCGCAACCCGGCGATGGGGATGGAAACGGTGGGCGAGGGCACGATGAAGATGCCCGACGACAACACCATCGAATGGACCTGGTCGGAATACCACAAGGGCCTCCTCGGCAAGGAAAAGATGATGGACATTACGGGGACGAGCACGCGCGGTTAG
- a CDS encoding PA2169 family four-helix-bundle protein, translating into MNQEAAPVRDALAALREACISCQSLIGAAGGVVEDSQFRRRLDERRAAWTQISQTCASLLQEFGESPEEEPTIAPTLHRAWVKIKAAIDDEKGIVKECLRREDMVREKLETALRYDLSPSTRSKLRAVLDRVVSLDVPP; encoded by the coding sequence ATGAACCAGGAGGCCGCGCCAGTACGAGATGCTCTCGCCGCGCTGCGTGAGGCGTGCATCAGTTGCCAATCGCTCATCGGAGCGGCCGGGGGCGTGGTGGAGGACTCCCAGTTTCGCCGGCGGTTGGACGAGCGCCGCGCGGCTTGGACACAGATATCCCAAACGTGCGCCTCGCTGCTTCAGGAATTCGGAGAATCGCCTGAAGAGGAACCCACGATTGCGCCGACACTGCACCGCGCGTGGGTCAAGATCAAGGCCGCTATTGATGACGAAAAGGGTATTGTGAAGGAATGTCTGCGGCGCGAAGACATGGTGCGCGAAAAGCTCGAAACGGCGTTGCGGTACGATTTGTCCCCCTCGACTCGCTCGAAATTGCGCGCTGTTCTCGATCGCGTCGTCTCGCTCGATGTGCCGCCTTGA
- a CDS encoding PAS domain S-box protein — MKSRNDYSQSVGDAEEGRSSEREALARLQAVVGTAVDGIITIDDRGVIESVNPAVVRLFGYSEEELIGQNVRVLMPEPFRGEHDRYLSNYRETGERKIIGIGREVRGRRRDGSVFPLELAVSETWLGERRIFTGMVRDISARVRSEQALRESEERFAAFMRYLPGAAWMKDLSGRYVYANLEAEAVFNTPLEHLRGKTDEDIFPVETARQFRENDRRAIEEGGSLQTIEVLQQKDGVTHRSMVRKFTVPGYDGEPAYVAGVAFDITDWLAAEEGLRASEERFRRMADSAPVMIWMSGTDRRCTWFNRSWLTFTGRTLTQELGEGWLEVVHPDDRERCMEIYVAAFNRRDPFEMEFRHRRYDGEYRWVLDAGVPLIRDDGSFTGYIGSCLDITDRRRSEEILRGRVRERAVELAQANERLREEVEQRRRAETLLAHENHILELVAAGGALGIVLETLCHTLEELMPGAKCVMRLPPHPAPVNSGTNGRSPVDPRPISGVDIFGSHAVVGPPPPLCGKRTIVEAVSGDRIGIMRRRRGFLSYWIEPILAPNGDLLGVVAVYGTAEGAPSPSALASVDAVVRLAALALERASAEERARHQLAQLAHVSRLATMGEMASGLAHELNQPLCAIVNFAEACVELVQSDHADPAELQRAFSDVAKQAERAGEVIRRLREFVRRRTPERQPIDPNDIVREVLALTQPEARRDEIQVRLKLASRPLSVMADPIQLQQVMVNLVRNACDAMRQSPPNKRVLTIQTAQQKDLVEVQVSDSGAGVPEPLREKLFEPFFSTKHEGLGLGLSISRSILEVHSGRIWATPNGARGTTFHFTLPSLRRKKP; from the coding sequence ATGAAGTCTCGGAACGACTATTCTCAGTCGGTCGGGGACGCGGAGGAAGGGCGGTCCTCCGAGCGCGAGGCGCTCGCGCGGCTGCAGGCCGTCGTCGGAACCGCGGTTGACGGGATCATTACCATCGACGATCGCGGGGTGATCGAATCCGTTAATCCGGCGGTCGTCCGCCTCTTTGGATATTCCGAGGAAGAATTGATCGGGCAGAACGTCCGTGTCCTCATGCCCGAGCCCTTTCGCGGCGAGCATGATCGTTACCTTTCCAACTATCGCGAAACCGGCGAGCGCAAGATCATCGGGATCGGCCGCGAGGTCCGGGGCCGCCGCCGCGATGGAAGCGTGTTTCCCCTGGAACTTGCGGTCAGCGAGACGTGGCTGGGCGAGCGGAGGATCTTCACGGGGATGGTCCGGGACATCAGCGCGCGGGTCCGTTCGGAACAGGCCCTGCGCGAGAGCGAGGAGCGTTTCGCCGCGTTCATGCGTTATTTGCCCGGCGCCGCCTGGATGAAAGACCTGTCCGGCCGTTACGTTTATGCGAACCTCGAAGCCGAGGCCGTCTTTAATACGCCCCTGGAACACCTTCGCGGAAAAACCGACGAAGATATTTTTCCCGTCGAGACGGCCCGGCAGTTTCGCGAGAACGACCGGCGGGCGATCGAAGAGGGGGGCAGCCTTCAGACGATCGAAGTGCTCCAACAGAAAGACGGCGTGACACATCGTTCGATGGTTCGGAAGTTCACCGTTCCCGGATACGACGGCGAGCCCGCCTATGTCGCCGGCGTCGCCTTTGACATCACCGACTGGCTGGCCGCGGAAGAGGGCCTCCGCGCCAGCGAGGAACGCTTCCGGCGAATGGCGGACAGCGCCCCGGTCATGATCTGGATGAGCGGGACCGACCGGCGCTGTACCTGGTTTAATCGCTCCTGGCTCACGTTTACCGGCCGAACGTTGACGCAGGAATTGGGCGAGGGCTGGTTGGAAGTCGTTCATCCCGACGATCGCGAGCGATGCATGGAAATCTATGTCGCCGCGTTCAACCGGCGCGATCCATTCGAGATGGAGTTTCGTCATCGCCGCTACGATGGAGAATACCGCTGGGTCCTCGACGCGGGGGTGCCGTTGATCCGCGACGACGGATCATTTACCGGCTACATCGGTTCCTGCCTCGACATTACCGACCGGCGACGCAGTGAGGAAATTCTGCGCGGCCGCGTTCGGGAGCGGGCGGTGGAACTCGCCCAGGCCAACGAGCGCCTGCGCGAGGAGGTGGAGCAGCGCCGGCGCGCCGAAACCCTGCTGGCCCATGAGAACCACATCCTCGAACTCGTTGCCGCCGGGGGAGCGCTGGGGATCGTCCTGGAAACTTTATGCCACACACTGGAAGAACTCATGCCGGGTGCGAAATGCGTGATGCGCTTGCCGCCTCATCCTGCGCCGGTCAATTCGGGGACCAACGGCCGATCGCCCGTCGACCCCCGGCCCATCTCCGGCGTTGACATTTTCGGGTCGCACGCGGTCGTCGGCCCTCCGCCGCCGTTGTGCGGCAAACGAACCATTGTCGAGGCGGTGTCCGGTGATCGGATCGGCATCATGCGCCGCCGGCGGGGGTTTCTCTCTTATTGGATCGAGCCGATCCTCGCTCCCAACGGCGATCTGTTGGGTGTGGTCGCGGTCTACGGGACCGCGGAAGGCGCGCCTTCGCCTTCCGCCCTCGCTTCCGTCGACGCCGTGGTGCGCCTCGCCGCCCTGGCGCTGGAGCGGGCCAGCGCCGAAGAACGCGCCCGACACCAGCTCGCGCAATTGGCCCACGTCTCGCGTCTCGCGACGATGGGAGAAATGGCCTCCGGACTGGCGCACGAACTGAACCAGCCGCTCTGCGCGATCGTCAACTTCGCCGAAGCCTGCGTGGAACTGGTGCAGTCGGATCACGCCGATCCTGCGGAACTGCAAAGGGCTTTTTCCGACGTGGCCAAGCAGGCCGAGCGCGCCGGCGAGGTCATTCGGCGCCTCCGCGAATTCGTCCGCCGGCGCACCCCCGAGCGCCAACCCATCGATCCCAACGACATCGTTCGTGAGGTGTTGGCCCTGACCCAGCCCGAAGCGCGGCGCGATGAGATCCAGGTGCGTCTGAAGCTGGCCTCTCGTCCCTTGTCCGTCATGGCCGACCCGATTCAGCTTCAGCAGGTCATGGTCAATCTGGTGCGCAACGCCTGTGATGCCATGCGCCAATCTCCGCCCAACAAGCGCGTCCTGACCATCCAGACCGCACAGCAAAAGGACCTCGTTGAAGTGCAGGTCAGCGACAGCGGCGCGGGGGTGCCCGAGCCCCTTCGTGAAAAACTCTTCGAGCCGTTCTTCAGCACCAAGCACGAAGGCCTGGGCCTGGGCCTGTCCATCAGCCGATCGATCCTGGAAGTTCATAGCGGTCGTATCTGGGCGACGCCCAACGGCGCCCGGGGTACGACCTTTCATTTCACCCTTCCTTCACTTCGGAGAAAAAAGCCATGA
- a CDS encoding response regulator transcription factor, which produces MNQQQADVGVAQRITFASEKRPMNQQPTVFVVDDDQPVRKSLDMLIRSVGLPVETYASAQEFLEAYRPERPGCLVLDVRMPRMSGLELQEHFNAQGVKIPIIFVSGHGDVPIAVRAIKNGAVQFMEKPFSKQLLLEFVHEALHRDARQREGQAEHSKIQAKLDQLTDRERQVMERVVAGKVSKEVAAELGISKKTVDVHRARVMNKIGVESVAELVEMVLRVRPPSTPAPS; this is translated from the coding sequence ATGAACCAACAACAAGCCGATGTAGGTGTCGCCCAACGCATCACCTTTGCTTCGGAGAAAAGACCGATGAACCAACAACCGACCGTATTCGTGGTGGATGACGATCAGCCGGTTCGCAAGTCGCTGGACATGCTGATTCGATCCGTCGGGCTGCCGGTGGAGACCTACGCCTCCGCGCAGGAGTTTCTGGAAGCCTACCGGCCCGAGCGTCCCGGTTGTCTGGTGCTCGACGTGCGCATGCCGCGGATGAGCGGGCTTGAGCTGCAGGAGCACTTCAACGCGCAGGGCGTGAAGATTCCGATCATCTTCGTGTCCGGTCACGGCGACGTGCCGATCGCGGTCCGCGCCATCAAGAACGGCGCGGTGCAGTTCATGGAGAAGCCGTTCAGCAAGCAGCTCCTCCTGGAATTCGTCCACGAGGCCCTGCATCGCGACGCCCGGCAGCGCGAGGGCCAGGCCGAGCACTCCAAGATCCAGGCCAAGCTCGACCAGTTGACGGATCGCGAGCGGCAGGTCATGGAGCGTGTCGTCGCCGGCAAGGTCAGCAAGGAAGTGGCCGCCGAACTGGGCATCAGCAAGAAGACCGTGGATGTGCATCGGGCTCGCGTGATGAACAAGATCGGCGTCGAATCGGTCGCCGAACTGGTGGAAATGGTCCTGCGCGTCCGCCCGCCGAGCACGCCCGCGCCGTCCTGA